In a genomic window of Amycolatopsis japonica:
- a CDS encoding CaiB/BaiF CoA transferase family protein, giving the protein MSETALGPLRVLDFSRVLAGPFATMLLADLGATVIKVERPGTGDDTRSWGPPYDAAGQATYFQSVNRNKTSVALDLANPDDLAHARALALEADVVVENFRPGVMQRLGLGPEVLLAANPGLVLCSVTGFGSGGGAALPGYDLLIQAVGGLMSITGDPAGEPQKVGVALVDVLAGLFASVGILAALRHRDRTGQGQRVEIDLLSSLLAALVNQGSAYTSGGTVPARMGNRHPSIAPYELVPCADHELALAVGNDRQFAALCEVIGLPELAEDSRFVTNPARVAHRTGLRALLEDHFGKRPAAEWAAELSAAGVPAGEVNDVAGAFALAERLGLNPTVDLPRPDGTSVRLTRNPIGLSATPPRYETAPPDAPGQLTLPLPGWS; this is encoded by the coding sequence CGGCCCGCTTCGCGTCCTCGATTTCTCGCGGGTGCTCGCCGGCCCGTTCGCCACCATGCTGCTGGCCGACCTCGGCGCGACGGTGATCAAGGTCGAGCGGCCGGGCACCGGTGACGACACCCGCAGCTGGGGCCCGCCCTACGACGCGGCCGGGCAGGCGACGTACTTCCAGTCGGTGAACCGGAACAAGACGAGTGTGGCGCTGGACCTCGCGAATCCGGACGACCTCGCCCACGCCCGCGCGCTCGCGCTGGAGGCCGACGTCGTGGTCGAGAACTTCCGGCCGGGTGTGATGCAGCGGCTCGGCCTCGGGCCGGAGGTGCTGCTGGCGGCGAACCCCGGTCTCGTCCTCTGCTCCGTCACGGGTTTCGGCTCGGGCGGTGGCGCCGCGCTGCCCGGTTACGACCTGCTCATCCAGGCCGTCGGCGGGCTGATGAGCATCACCGGCGACCCGGCGGGTGAACCGCAGAAGGTCGGCGTCGCGCTCGTCGACGTGCTGGCCGGGCTGTTCGCGAGCGTCGGCATCCTCGCCGCCCTGCGCCACCGCGACCGCACCGGGCAGGGACAGCGCGTCGAGATCGACCTGCTGTCCAGCCTGCTCGCCGCCCTGGTCAACCAGGGCAGCGCCTACACCTCCGGCGGGACGGTCCCGGCGCGGATGGGCAACCGGCATCCCAGCATCGCCCCGTACGAACTCGTCCCCTGCGCCGATCACGAACTCGCGCTCGCCGTCGGCAACGACCGGCAGTTCGCGGCGCTGTGCGAGGTCATCGGCCTGCCGGAACTCGCGGAAGACAGCCGGTTCGTGACCAATCCGGCACGGGTCGCGCACCGGACCGGGCTCCGCGCGCTGCTCGAAGACCATTTCGGCAAGCGTCCCGCGGCCGAGTGGGCGGCGGAGCTGAGCGCGGCAGGCGTTCCCGCCGGGGAAGTCAACGACGTCGCGGGCGCGTTCGCGCTGGCCGAACGGCTCGGCCTGAACCCGACGGTCGATCTCCCGCGGCCCGACGGCACCTCCGTGCGGCTGACCCGCAACCCGATCGGGCTGTCGGCGACACCACCGCGCTACGAGACGGCGCCGCCGGACGCCCCTGGGCAACTCACCCTTCCCCTGCCCGGCTGGAGCTGA
- a CDS encoding FAD-dependent monooxygenase: MTNKTVLISGASIAGPALAFWLSRQGYAVTVVERSPELRGGGQAVDFKGATHRAVLERMGILDEIRRQQTGGLDQTIVDAEGRPLAVLPGEFTGGDVEIRRGDLARILYDRTSSDCEYVFGDSITSLTETPDGVDVTFEREAPRRFDLVFGADGIHSTVRRLAFGPEAGYVQHLGHYYALVETGETDGGPAVMYNEPGRMAATGGPKATAFFVFASPEIGYDRYDTGRQKEILAAAFEGGGWRLPELMEMVQRSDDVYLDSIARVTMDGYSTGRVALLGDAAYGNTLGGFGTGLAVVAAYVIAGELAAADGDHELAFRRYDEKFLGYAKIARNANAGPFLAPPTTLRIKLRDQMFKRRFLLRGMLWVTDRFATDITLDEYPALARQG, translated from the coding sequence ATGACGAACAAGACAGTCCTCATCTCCGGCGCCAGCATCGCCGGTCCCGCGCTCGCCTTCTGGCTCTCCCGCCAGGGTTACGCGGTCACCGTCGTCGAACGGTCGCCGGAACTCCGCGGCGGCGGTCAGGCGGTCGATTTCAAGGGCGCCACCCACCGCGCCGTACTCGAGCGGATGGGCATCCTCGACGAGATCCGGCGGCAGCAGACCGGCGGGCTCGACCAGACCATCGTCGACGCCGAGGGGCGGCCGCTCGCCGTCCTGCCCGGTGAGTTCACCGGCGGCGACGTCGAGATCCGGCGCGGCGATCTGGCCCGGATCCTGTACGACCGGACCTCGTCCGACTGCGAGTACGTCTTCGGCGACTCGATCACTTCGCTGACCGAGACCCCCGACGGCGTCGACGTCACCTTCGAGCGCGAAGCCCCGAGGCGGTTCGACCTCGTCTTCGGTGCCGACGGCATTCACTCGACCGTGCGACGGCTGGCGTTCGGCCCGGAAGCCGGCTACGTGCAGCACCTCGGCCACTACTACGCCCTGGTCGAGACCGGCGAAACCGACGGCGGCCCGGCCGTGATGTACAACGAGCCCGGCCGCATGGCCGCCACCGGCGGGCCCAAGGCGACCGCGTTCTTCGTGTTCGCCTCCCCGGAAATCGGCTACGACCGCTACGACACCGGCCGGCAGAAGGAGATCCTGGCCGCCGCGTTCGAGGGTGGCGGCTGGCGGCTGCCCGAGCTGATGGAGATGGTGCAGCGCTCGGACGACGTCTACCTGGACTCGATCGCCCGGGTGACGATGGACGGCTACTCCACCGGACGCGTCGCGCTGCTCGGCGACGCGGCGTACGGCAACACGCTGGGCGGCTTCGGCACGGGGCTCGCCGTCGTGGCCGCGTACGTCATCGCGGGCGAACTCGCCGCGGCGGACGGCGACCACGAACTCGCCTTCCGCCGGTACGACGAGAAGTTCCTCGGCTACGCCAAGATCGCCCGCAACGCCAACGCCGGGCCGTTCCTCGCACCGCCGACCACCCTGCGGATCAAGCTGCGCGACCAGATGTTCAAGCGCCGGTTCCTGCTGCGCGGGATGCTGTGGGTGACCGACAGGTTCGCCACCGACATCACCCTCGACGAGTACCCCGCGCTCGCCCGGCAGGGCTGA
- a CDS encoding RNA polymerase sigma factor: MTTSARTEPLAAGETVLDDATLVARARDGEIRAYEQLVLRFQGPMYRLALRMLGNKGDAEDVVQEVFLVAWRRLDQLQEDAAFVGWLYRMTTNRCLNVIRARKPVADVELDQQESTGSAGRPDRAAETSAQMTALTGALDQLTAEQRACWLLREVHGRSYEEIAKAIGATTTAVRGRIARARAQLAEVMAPWR; this comes from the coding sequence ATGACGACTTCAGCGAGAACAGAGCCGCTCGCGGCCGGCGAAACGGTGCTGGACGACGCGACGCTGGTGGCGCGCGCCCGCGACGGTGAGATCCGCGCGTACGAGCAGCTCGTCCTGCGGTTCCAGGGGCCGATGTACCGGCTGGCGCTGCGGATGCTGGGGAACAAGGGCGACGCCGAAGACGTCGTCCAGGAGGTGTTCCTCGTCGCCTGGCGGCGGCTCGACCAGTTGCAGGAGGACGCGGCGTTCGTCGGCTGGCTCTACCGGATGACGACCAACCGGTGCCTGAACGTGATCCGCGCCAGGAAGCCGGTGGCCGACGTCGAACTGGACCAGCAGGAGTCCACCGGTTCGGCGGGCCGTCCGGACCGCGCGGCCGAGACGAGCGCGCAGATGACGGCGCTCACCGGGGCGCTGGACCAGCTGACCGCCGAGCAACGGGCCTGCTGGCTGTTGCGCGAGGTCCACGGTCGCTCCTACGAGGAGATCGCGAAGGCGATCGGGGCGACCACCACCGCGGTGCGCGGACGCATCGCGCGAGCACGAGCACAGTTGGCGGAGGTGATGGCGCCATGGCGATGA